In a single window of the Zea mays cultivar B73 chromosome 5, Zm-B73-REFERENCE-NAM-5.0, whole genome shotgun sequence genome:
- the LOC100304174 gene encoding uncharacterized protein LOC100304174: MMAKGGAGSGMIWATAEDLARRRPVVLSLYRQVLRALNSPALPLGHAARLAKKAECRAIFVFGAEERSLHNIRDLVEAARHTLGLLNRGRLP, from the coding sequence ATGATGGCGAAGGGCGGTGCTGGCAGCGGGATGATCTGGGCGACGGCGGAGGATCTTGCGCGGCGCCGGCCGGTGGTTCTGTCCCTGTATCGGCAGGTCCTTCGGGCGCTAAACTCGCCGGCGCTgccgctggggcacgcggcgcggCTGGCAAAGAAGGCGGAATGCCGAGCCATCTTCGTCTTCGGTGCCGAGGAGAGGTCGCTCCACAACATCCGGGACCTCGTCGAGGCTGCGCGCCACACGCTTGGCCTCCTCAACCGCGGCCGCCTCCCGTAG